The following nucleotide sequence is from Triticum dicoccoides isolate Atlit2015 ecotype Zavitan chromosome 7B, WEW_v2.0, whole genome shotgun sequence.
TGGGACCACCCAAGCCGACGTGGATAGCTGTGGCAGCCGTCCACGCTGTAGCGTTGGCCTTGCCCTAAGCGTCTCCATGGCCGTGTACGGCTACCTCCCGCGCGCCCACCTCGTGCCCTACATGGCCGCGCAGTTCCTAGGCGCCATCGCCGCCTCCTTCGTGGCCAAGGCGGTCTACCACCCGGCGAACCCCGGCGCCATTGTGGCCACCGTGCCCACGCTCGGCACCGCCGAGACATTCTTGATCGAGTTCCTCACCACCTTTGTCCTCCTCTTCGTAATCGTCGCCCATGCCACCGATCCCAAGGCGGTAATAACATCTCCTTGCCCATCGATCTCACTTGTTCAGCTATATGTCCTACTATTGTTTTGCCTTTTGTCCACCAGCTTAATGATGAATTGGACGTTATGCGCCATTGTTTCTTTTCTTCAGGTGAAGGAGCTGATAGCAGTGGCAGCCGGGGCAGCAATCATGATGAACGCCCTTATCTCTGCGTAAGTGAAATCAATCCATCCACGGTTAAATGAATCTGTATTCAAACTGATTTTACCTGGCTAGTATGATAAATTACGTATTACTATCTGACACAATGCATGCATGTATGTGACTGTGAGTAGGGAGTCAACGGGAGCGTCCATGAATCCGGCGAGGACGCTGGGGACGGCCATCGCCACCGGGACCTACACCAAGATCTGGGTCTACATGGTGGCGCCGCCGCTCGGAGCCATTGCCGGGACCGGGGCTTACATTGCGCTCAAGCACTGATGCACTGGCCCATCAATGCTTGCACGTTGGGATGAAAAACTCTACCAGAGAATGCTGCTAGGTCTAAATTtctaaagaaaaaaaaaagaaattgtGAATTTGCTGATTCATGCAACTAAACGGGGTGAAGAGTGATCAGTGCATAACTGATGGATGGGCCAGAAAATGCTGAGGGTGCCAAAACGGTGTGTATATCTTTCATCACCTATTTTGGCGATTTTGTGTACTTGTTTAAAATTCCAATGGCTTCTAAACCCATATAAATTTTCATAAATGATTTAGAAGTCAAATCGCGGCTTCTAGGGACTTCGGGTACAATTTGAAGCACCTCTTGGCTCTTGCCATAAAAATATACAGTACCCAGCTAAACTGCAAATCACCAGAAAATTACTATATTCCACAAAAACAAACTACATGCTTCTTGCTCTAAAAAGAACATATTTTTGTCTGCACAGACCCAGAATTCCATCTCGCAGACTTCTCTATAGCTTCTACAAACAAAACATGACGTTTTACACCATCAGTTTCCACAACAATTTGTCTTTGCTTCAGGTCAATAATATGTAGACTGGAGCTTCAAAAATCTGATGGTGTTGGGCGAAGAAGTGTTCTTGTTTACAACAGAGGGTGCGGGTTTGTGCAAGAATTCTTGAGCCAAGTACAACTAACTCGATCCATGTCGTTGAATCGCAACGACAACCTCATTACAGCGTGCACATCTGTAAGAACTTGTAGCTGCAGACCGTGTTCGTAGGCAATAATAACAATACCTAAAAGCAACAAAAAAATCCTATTAACAAAAAGCTAACACAAAACACGTTGAGAAGCAAAAAGATTGGCATAATGATCAAGGTGACATGTTTTTCAGCAATTTGTTGAGAAACAAATACTAATAAGATTTTGTGCGTTGCGCACAAGTGCTGCCTCGTATGAAAACAATATTTCACTAAAGTATGACTGGCCACTAGCAAATACTGCCACATGACACAACTAATCTAAGACAAACCTCAAGACAAGAAGGATTTACAGTGCCGGGTACTGATGCCTTTATTTATAAACTCTTTAACTAATATTTCGTAAATTTGACATCAATGCCTGGCTGCTTCTGCATCTAAGGTTTAGCTTCAGCGCTGTAATACAATTTATGTAGGCACTTCTGGCTAAAACGTGGTTTGGGGTTGCATAGGTCCATTACAACCAGCTAATTCAATATGGACAATGCTTTCTCAGGATTATGTGTGACCCAAAGGTGAAGTGCATTAAATGAAAGTAGTTAGCCGTAAAGGCATTCAAGTTAATATCAAGATGAAATCAAACAAGTGTATCGACTATACCACAAAGAGCAGAGTACCTGTGTTGACATGGGAGAGCTACAAAGGGAATGCTAGGACTAGAGACACATATAGGACAGTTTGCTTCATCACCAGAAGAACTTGCTGATTTATCCTTTGAGAAAGGAAGGAGGAACTTCTTTACTGAGGATGAATTTAAGAGGGGGAGAAGCAAAAGCAACATTTCCTGCACAAAGTAAGCAATATTAGCCACCATTTGGAAGAACACCATGAAACGTCCTACTGAATACCAAACAAGTCATTTGAAGTTGTACGCTCTAGCATCTGGATTCATTCCATTGGGAATAGGAAGCATGCAATCAATGTTCCATCAAACATGTTATCTCAGGATTCGAGCAAGCCCAAGCATCTGTATAAAGTTGGATGGATAAGAAAATGTTGGATAACTAGATACTTACAGAGAAGTNNNNNNNNNNNNNNNNNNNNNNNNNNNNNNNNNNNNNNNNNNNNNNNNNNNNNNNNNNNNNNNNNNNNNNNNNNNNNNNNNNNNNNNNNNNNNNNNNNNNNNNNNNNNNNNNNNNNNNNNNNNNNNNNNNNNNNNNNNNNNNNNNNNNNNNNNNNNNNNNNNNNNNNNNNNNNNNNNNNNNNNNNNNNNNNNNNNNNNNNNNNNNNNNNNNNNNNNNNNNNNNNNNNNNNNNNNNNNNNNNNNNNNNNNNNNNNNNNNNNNNNNNNNNNNNNNNNNNNNNNNNNNNNNNNNNNNNATACATCCGTAATTTTGGTACATAACACTAATTAGACATGCAGAATGCATGTAAGTGTAAAATGAACTACATTTACCGCTAGAGTAGAAATACTAAACTATGGAACTAATCATAGATTTTCTCACTATTAATCCTTAACAGAAATTTACATTTTATATATGATAGGAACATTAGAAGTTTAGGACTTCCCAAGAATTTCAGAAATATATGTGACCTACATTAGCTAGATGTAAGGTGTCATTTTGCATACCCTAAATGCAAAAGCCTTCATCTAGGTACTGTGTAATTCATTATACATCACTGCATAAGTGAAATTTCTAGTTACCAGCTATTTGTCAGATAGGCACATGCAAAAGGAGATTTACCGAAAACTCATTCCAGACCAGCTGCCGATTCATGTACTCAAAGCTTACGGCTCTGTTCATATTGGGGCTCCCATACACAAGTCTTGCTTTCAGAATCCTTTCCACAAGAGTTTTATACCTGTATAAACATACACAGAAAAGCTAataaaacatatttgcaatgaataaaaaaCAGCAGGATGGTCATATAAAATCTTAAATggctttttttttcaaaaaaaaaagatcttAAATGGCTAGCCAATTCTTTAAGTATGCTATTCCAGCTCATTCAAGTACATGATGTCGTGTATAATCTTAGTGGCCTGCCTATGTTCACAATACTAAAACTGTTCCTCAATGCAAAAATATATCTTCTGTGTTAACATAATCCCAGAATATacaaagagcatctacagccgggaaCCCTAAACCCCCCTCATATGCCCAGGCAGACAGCCCGGTCAATGACCGGTCAAAAAACACCGACCCAGACGGgcgcctcaaacgcccgggctgacaagcacccctcatatccagcccagatatgggAAGGCGCAGGCGCGACCGGGCGCATCCACCACGTCGGACCGACGGCCAGGTCCCACACGGAATCGTCCGGAAACCCAACAGTCCGACTGGCATCTCCTCCGGTGGGGGTGTGAACGCCGCGTGGCGCCGCTCTGGCTCGCCGCCCGAGGCCAAAGTCCGGCTATTTAAGCCGGCCGGCGTCCCCAACCCTAGCCACAACCTCTTCTCCCTCTCCGCGCCGCCACCACCCCGAGCACTTTGCTCTCCGTCTCCACCCCGCTCTTCCCTGCCGTCCGACATTGCCCGGCAAAAGAAGACCACCTACGCTATGCTGACACCGGAGCGCCGCTTCCAGATCGAGGAGGAGATCCGGGCAAGGCGCGCCGCCCGCATCGCAGCCGACCTGCCTCCGGACTCGTCGgatccggagaaggaggaggaagaagaggagcagcagcCGGTTCAGGTGGAGGATCCAGAGGAGGACGAGGCCTATGTCGAGGCCAACCGGCAGTTCATCCAGCAGGAACGGGTGGTGACCGACGCGCTTTTCGCCGAACTTGacgcggagaaggaggcagaggccGACGCGGAGTTACGCCTGCCGCCCATGTACCCGGAGCCGGGCACGGAGATAGTCGACATCCCCGACGAGGATTAGGGTAGTATATGTTATTTGATCCACATAGTACGTGGATTTCCTCGTTTGCATGTTTTGTATGGATTTAAGGTTTCAAGAATGAGGTATCTGGATCCAGAAGTGCTAATTTGAGGTGTGACCGGTCACTGCCCGCGGACACGCCTGTAGGCGTTTGAAGCCCGAATTTGCTGTCCGCGGCCGTAGATGCTCTAATGAACATAATTAAAGAGGTAGAGAAATGATACCTTCCACCATAAAGAAATGACAACAGATTAAAGAATGAAACAGCTCTGTATAGTCCTTCAGCATGCTGCACCAAGCCCCAAGCACGACGTGCTAGTGGTCTCTGTGATACAGAACAGGGGTTATTAGCATGATAAAAAGGATTTGAAGTTTCCACAAGTAATTTTCGAAAAGTAACCTGTTCAGAATCACCCCATCGACGGAAAGCAGAAAAAGATTGCAATCGGGACAGTAAGTATTGGCCACCAACAGTGCTAATACAGTACAAGATCTTTTGAGAAACTGAAAGTCCAGGTCCTTCCAAACCTGTTCTGACTGAAAAATGTGTGGAATTCATCAGTTATTGCTCAGATAATATTACAAATAATCAAGTAGCTAAACCGTTAACAGTTAACAAAGGGAAATCAATTATTTGCCCTCCACTTAGATTGCAATCTAGGATTAACCCTCATTCCCAACGTACTTGATTCTTTAACCTGCTTCAatgtaatatgttcatgattttccatTACTTCTTCAACTTTCCGTCCTTAATCCCCACCAGAAGACATTTTTGCTTTCACCCAAAGTCCAAACCAGGGACTGCTTCAACTAACTCTCCCCTCCAAACCCTGTACACCCCCCATGTCATAGACAATCTGCCACAGCTAGCAACGGCAGAGGCTATAAGCATGTCATCATGCCAACTCATTGCCCTGACTGAATGCTCACGAGCCCATTGGCATCTACTCCAACTGCATCGTCCAGGAAGGGGTTGTCTAAGGGCAGTCTCGTGAGTCTTTGGCCCTCCCTCCTAAACTTTTACCACATCAAAATTGCTTCTTTGTTCAACTGATCGTTTCTAATTGGGGGGCTTAAGTGTGTTGGTTTGTGCTCAGCAGAGATGAGGAAGTTGTATCACTGGGGTACGATCTGGAACTCGATGCCAAACCCAAAAATGAAGGCAACCAGGTGCAACAACAATGAGGCAATGAGTGGCAAAA
It contains:
- the LOC119336019 gene encoding aquaporin NIP3-2-like; protein product: MDVSLSIPAARGVGGDGTDRRAPRNSPSFKIVPLHDEMAKPSPGGRGHERAAVLLAKKVLAELLGTFLLLFILLSALILNATHDGALGLLGVAATAGLAVTLLVASLVHISGAHLNPAISVSMAVYGYLPRAHLVPYMAAQFLGAIAASFVAKAVYHPANPGAIVATVPTLGTAETFLIEFLTTFVLLFVIVAHATDPKAVKELIAVAAGAAIMMNALISAESTGASMNPARTLGTAIATGTYTKIWVYMVAPPLGAIAGTGAYIALKH
- the LOC119337676 gene encoding peroxisome biogenesis protein 2-like; amino-acid sequence: MIPITISRVNQFDAARLDVEMSAMLKEQLVKVFSLMKPGLLFQYEPELDAFLEFLIWRFSIWVDKPTPGNALMNLRYRDERAAPIAGKEVRTGLEGPGLSVSQKILYCISTVGGQYLLSRLQSFSAFRRWGDSEQRPLARRAWGLVQHAEGLYRAVSFFNLLSFLYGGRYKTLVERILKARLVYGSPNMNRAVSFEYMNRQLVWNEFSEMLLLLLPLLNSSSVKKFLLPFSKDKSASSSGDEANCPICVSSPSIPFVALPCQHRYCYYCLRTRSAATSSYRCARCNEVVVAIQRHGSS